One window of Hymenobacter sp. BRD128 genomic DNA carries:
- the carB gene encoding carbamoyl-phosphate synthase (glutamine-hydrolyzing) large subunit: MKDIKKVLVLGSGALKIGEAGEFDYSGSQALKALKEEGITTILINPNIATVQTSDNIADDVYFLPVTPYFVEEVIKKEKPDGILVAFGGQTALNCAVQLYRNNIFEKYNVRVLGTPVQSIIDTEDRDIFIDKLNEIDVKTARSRAVTTMDDAIAAGLEIGFPLIIRAAFALGGLGSGFADNEDELRALAERAFATSSQILVEESLKGWKEVEYEVVRDCYDNCITVCNMENFDPIGIHTGESIVVAPSQTLSNREYHKLRQIGIKTIRHLGIVGECNIQYALDPVSEDYRVIEVNARLSRSSALASKATGYPLAFVAAKLALGYGLFEVKNSVTQTTSALFEPALDYVVVKLPRWDLGKFDGVTRQIGSSMKSVGEVMAIGRSFEEAIQKGLRMLDTGRRGFVANRPEAPVTNAQVDKLLSDPNEERIFAINQAFELGYTVQQIHDLTKIDLWFLQRLSTIFELGQKLLPLGDGTAPDKALLKEAKKLGFSDMQLAAKFYGENDLRNSELRVRTLRKSLGILPVVKQIDTLAAEFPAKTNYLYLTYHGTENDLAPETDKAVAVLGSGVYRIGSSVEFDWCGVNAIQTAAAEGYKTIVINYNPETVSTDYDVSDRLYFEELSFERVMDILDFEQPGGVILSTGGQIPNNLAMRLHQENVPVLGTSPERIDEAENRHKFSSIMDELGISQPRWSELSTLEGVFEFVGKVGFPVLIRPSYVLSGAAMNVVSNNYELETFLKLAKEVSTEYPVVVSEFIEEAKEIELDAVADHGEIVSYAISEHVEFAGVHSGDATMYYPPQKVYVETVRRLKAIAEKIAKRYEISGPFNIQFLGKNNDLKVIECNIRASRSFPFVSKVSGNNLITKATKVLLGVPVDRDASELVYDSNFVGVKASQFSFTRLAGADPVLTVDMSSTGEVGCLGDTADEALLKSMLSVGYRIPQKSVLISGGPINSKVTLLPVAQLLAERGFTLYATEGTHKFFADMGLASTLVHWPDSQQQPNVLDYLRNKEIEMVINIPKNLTKGELDNDYKIRRTAVDFSIPLLTNARLASAFITAFCELEMSDLKIKSWNEYKAQ, from the coding sequence ATGAAAGACATCAAGAAAGTACTGGTTCTCGGCTCGGGCGCTCTGAAAATCGGCGAGGCGGGCGAATTTGATTACTCCGGTTCGCAGGCGCTGAAGGCGCTGAAGGAAGAAGGCATTACGACCATCCTGATTAACCCCAATATTGCCACCGTGCAAACGTCGGACAATATTGCGGACGACGTGTATTTTCTGCCCGTCACACCGTATTTCGTTGAGGAGGTCATTAAGAAGGAAAAACCCGACGGCATTCTGGTGGCGTTTGGGGGGCAAACGGCGCTGAACTGCGCGGTGCAGCTCTACCGGAATAATATTTTCGAGAAGTACAACGTGCGCGTGCTCGGCACGCCGGTGCAGTCGATTATCGACACCGAGGACCGGGATATTTTCATTGACAAGCTCAATGAAATCGACGTAAAAACGGCCCGTAGTCGGGCCGTTACCACGATGGACGACGCCATCGCGGCGGGTCTGGAAATAGGCTTTCCGCTGATTATTCGGGCGGCGTTTGCGCTGGGTGGCCTGGGCAGCGGCTTTGCTGATAACGAGGACGAGCTACGGGCGCTGGCCGAGCGGGCGTTTGCGACTTCGAGCCAGATTTTGGTGGAAGAATCCTTGAAGGGCTGGAAAGAAGTGGAGTACGAAGTGGTGCGCGACTGCTATGATAACTGCATCACGGTCTGCAATATGGAGAATTTCGACCCCATCGGTATTCATACCGGCGAGAGCATCGTGGTGGCCCCGTCGCAGACGCTCAGCAACCGCGAGTACCACAAGCTGCGCCAGATTGGCATCAAGACCATTCGGCACCTGGGCATTGTGGGCGAGTGCAATATTCAGTACGCGCTCGACCCGGTGTCGGAGGATTACCGCGTGATTGAGGTGAATGCGCGCTTGTCGCGCTCGTCGGCGCTGGCCTCAAAGGCTACGGGCTACCCGCTGGCGTTTGTGGCGGCCAAGCTGGCGCTGGGCTACGGGCTGTTTGAGGTGAAAAACAGTGTGACGCAGACGACTTCGGCGCTCTTTGAGCCGGCGCTCGACTACGTGGTGGTGAAGCTGCCGCGCTGGGACCTGGGCAAGTTTGACGGCGTGACCCGACAAATTGGCTCCAGCATGAAGAGCGTGGGCGAGGTGATGGCCATCGGTCGCTCGTTCGAGGAGGCCATTCAAAAAGGCCTGCGGATGCTGGACACCGGCCGCCGCGGCTTCGTGGCCAATCGGCCCGAGGCGCCCGTGACCAACGCCCAGGTAGACAAACTGCTGAGCGACCCCAACGAGGAGCGTATTTTCGCTATTAATCAGGCATTTGAGCTGGGCTACACGGTGCAGCAAATCCACGATTTGACGAAAATCGACCTGTGGTTTTTACAGCGCCTGAGTACCATATTTGAACTGGGCCAAAAGCTCCTGCCGCTCGGCGACGGCACTGCGCCCGACAAGGCGCTGCTCAAAGAAGCCAAGAAGCTGGGCTTCTCGGACATGCAGCTAGCCGCCAAGTTCTACGGTGAAAACGACCTACGCAACAGTGAACTGCGCGTGCGCACGCTGCGGAAGTCGCTGGGTATTTTGCCGGTGGTGAAGCAGATTGATACCCTGGCGGCCGAGTTTCCGGCCAAAACGAACTATCTGTACCTCACTTACCACGGCACTGAGAATGACCTGGCGCCCGAAACTGACAAGGCGGTGGCCGTGCTGGGCTCGGGCGTGTACCGCATCGGCAGCAGCGTGGAGTTTGACTGGTGCGGCGTGAATGCCATCCAAACCGCCGCCGCCGAGGGCTATAAAACCATCGTTATCAACTACAACCCCGAAACCGTTTCGACCGACTACGACGTGAGCGACCGGCTGTACTTCGAGGAGCTGTCGTTTGAGCGGGTGATGGATATTCTGGATTTTGAGCAGCCGGGTGGGGTTATTCTCTCCACGGGCGGCCAGATTCCGAACAACCTCGCCATGCGCCTGCACCAGGAAAACGTGCCGGTGCTGGGCACCTCGCCCGAGCGCATCGACGAGGCCGAAAACCGCCACAAGTTCTCGTCGATTATGGACGAGCTGGGCATTTCGCAGCCACGCTGGAGCGAGCTTTCGACCCTAGAAGGCGTGTTTGAGTTCGTGGGCAAAGTGGGTTTCCCGGTGCTTATCCGGCCGAGCTACGTGCTGTCGGGCGCGGCTATGAACGTGGTTTCCAACAACTACGAGCTGGAAACTTTCCTGAAGCTAGCCAAGGAAGTGAGCACCGAATACCCGGTGGTGGTGTCGGAGTTCATCGAAGAAGCCAAGGAAATCGAGCTGGACGCGGTGGCCGACCACGGCGAAATCGTGAGCTACGCCATCTCGGAGCACGTCGAGTTTGCGGGCGTGCACTCGGGCGACGCCACCATGTACTACCCCCCCCAGAAGGTGTATGTAGAGACGGTGCGCCGCCTCAAGGCCATTGCCGAGAAAATCGCCAAGCGCTACGAAATCAGCGGGCCGTTCAACATCCAATTCCTGGGCAAAAACAACGACCTGAAGGTTATCGAGTGCAACATCCGCGCCTCGCGCAGCTTCCCCTTCGTGTCGAAAGTTTCGGGCAATAACCTGATTACCAAGGCCACGAAAGTACTCCTAGGGGTGCCCGTAGACCGCGACGCTAGCGAGCTGGTGTACGACTCCAACTTCGTGGGTGTCAAGGCGTCGCAGTTCTCCTTTACCCGCCTGGCCGGTGCCGACCCGGTGCTGACCGTGGACATGTCCTCGACCGGCGAGGTAGGCTGCCTGGGCGACACCGCCGACGAGGCGCTGCTTAAGTCGATGCTGTCGGTGGGCTATCGCATCCCCCAAAAATCGGTGCTGATTTCGGGCGGGCCCATCAACTCGAAAGTGACGCTACTGCCCGTGGCGCAGCTGCTGGCCGAGCGCGGCTTCACGCTCTACGCCACGGAGGGCACGCATAAGTTCTTCGCCGACATGGGGCTAGCCTCTACCCTCGTCCACTGGCCCGACAGCCAGCAGCAGCCCAACGTGCTCGATTATCTGCGGAATAAGGAAATCGAAATGGTCATCAACATCCCTAAAAACCTGACGAAAGGCGAGCTGGATAATGACTACAAGATTCGCCGCACGGCCGTCGATTTCAGCATCCCGCTGCTGACGAATGCGCGGCTGGCGAGCGCGTTTATTACCGCGTTCTGCGAGTTGGAAATGAGCGACTTAAAGATTAAGAGCTGGAACGAGTACAAGGCGCAGTAG
- a CDS encoding acetylornithine carbamoyltransferase: protein MKNFLSFADAGDYKALLQQAREIKQNPYGYQHIGKNKTVGLIFFNPSLRTRLSSLKATYNLGAQAWVLNAGADSWTLEMADGAVMNGSTQEHIKDAIAVMSQYCDVLGVRTFPTLKDKEADYGEEVLSKILQYATVPVISLESATLHPLQSFADLITVAETKRKERVKVVLTWAPHVRALPQCVPNSFADWFSEIDWVDFVITHPEGYELDPKFTKGATIEYDQRKALEGADYVQAKNWSSYRDYGQVLSNDPSWMLTPEHMRGTNDAKFIHCLPVRRNVEVSDAVLDAPGSLIIQEAGNRTFSMQTVLHELLK from the coding sequence ATGAAAAATTTCCTCTCCTTCGCCGATGCGGGCGACTACAAAGCACTGTTGCAGCAGGCCCGCGAAATCAAGCAAAATCCTTATGGCTACCAGCACATAGGCAAGAACAAAACTGTGGGACTGATATTTTTCAACCCTAGCCTGCGCACCCGCCTCAGCAGCCTGAAAGCCACTTACAACCTAGGCGCGCAAGCCTGGGTGCTGAACGCCGGGGCCGACTCGTGGACGCTGGAAATGGCCGACGGCGCGGTGATGAACGGCTCGACGCAGGAGCACATCAAAGATGCCATCGCGGTGATGAGCCAATATTGCGACGTGCTAGGGGTGCGGACGTTTCCGACGCTGAAGGATAAGGAAGCCGACTACGGCGAGGAGGTGCTGAGCAAGATTCTGCAATACGCCACGGTGCCAGTTATCAGCCTCGAAAGCGCGACGCTGCACCCGTTGCAGTCGTTTGCCGACCTCATCACGGTGGCCGAAACCAAGCGGAAAGAGCGTGTAAAAGTGGTGCTGACCTGGGCACCGCACGTGCGCGCCCTGCCGCAGTGCGTGCCCAACTCGTTTGCCGACTGGTTTTCGGAAATCGACTGGGTGGATTTTGTCATCACCCACCCCGAGGGCTACGAGCTGGACCCCAAATTCACGAAGGGCGCTACCATCGAGTATGACCAGCGCAAGGCTTTGGAAGGCGCCGACTACGTGCAGGCCAAAAACTGGAGCAGCTACCGCGACTATGGTCAGGTGCTCAGCAACGACCCGAGCTGGATGCTTACGCCCGAGCACATGCGCGGCACCAACGATGCCAAGTTCATTCATTGCCTGCCCGTGCGCCGCAACGTGGAAGTATCGGATGCCGTGCTCGATGCGCCGGGCTCGCTCATTATTCAGGAAGCCGGCAACCGGACGTTTTCCATGCAGACGGTGCTGCACGAACTGCTGAAATAA
- a CDS encoding GNAT family N-acetyltransferase produces MADITIRPIASGDNAALARAVRDTLAEFGAAKPGTAYYDEATDHLYELFSQTPHSAYFVAELNGEVLGGGGIFPTQGLPADTVELVKLYLRPAARGRGVGKALIDHCLQAARAAGYARVYLETTDELTQAIPLYERLGFTYLQEPLGDSGHFGCQIWMIRTA; encoded by the coding sequence ATGGCTGACATCACTATCCGACCCATTGCCTCCGGCGACAACGCGGCCCTGGCCCGCGCCGTGCGCGATACCCTGGCCGAGTTTGGCGCGGCCAAGCCCGGCACCGCTTACTACGACGAAGCCACCGACCACCTCTACGAGCTGTTCAGCCAAACGCCCCACAGCGCCTACTTCGTAGCCGAGTTGAACGGCGAGGTGCTGGGCGGCGGCGGCATCTTCCCCACCCAGGGCCTGCCCGCCGATACGGTGGAGCTGGTAAAGCTTTACCTGCGGCCCGCCGCCCGGGGCCGGGGCGTGGGCAAGGCGCTCATCGACCACTGCCTGCAAGCTGCCCGCGCTGCTGGCTACGCCCGCGTCTACCTCGAAACCACCGATGAGTTGACCCAGGCCATCCCGCTTTATGAGCGGCTGGGGTTTACATACCTGCAAGAGCCGCTGGGCGACAGCGGCCACTTCGGGTGCCAGATTTGGATGATTCGGACGGCGTAA